A single Pedobacter sp. PACM 27299 DNA region contains:
- a CDS encoding DUF6266 family protein: protein MAIGKKGLHGWPSGKIGRIVYYELNGQPVMRGIGKPGKPSLKQQANHQSMAVTTRFLSQLKDFINNGFELETRGTIRNQHNLAVSQIKKNALQGAYPNISINYKSVQLSKGTLINPNDLRMEKTSAGLQISWDSAYSYGTGAQYDDTLQLAVCFPAIGKKKIELNFAKRKDGTAFLDLSEEEVQQPMEVYLFLRAANHDSVSDTVYLGNLNGTYEDPKITEFKEKKRGLDLQFNLRYEQISTQYEAQMKLKPAARLSGKVFRNLETEYLVLLDQWRSRQAKTRGF from the coding sequence ATGGCAATAGGAAAAAAGGGCCTTCATGGATGGCCAAGTGGTAAAATTGGGAGAATAGTTTATTATGAGCTCAATGGACAACCCGTGATGCGAGGTATTGGCAAACCCGGAAAACCGAGTTTAAAGCAGCAGGCAAATCACCAGTCGATGGCTGTGACTACCCGTTTTCTGAGCCAACTGAAGGATTTTATCAATAATGGTTTCGAATTGGAAACGCGTGGAACAATCAGGAACCAACACAATCTGGCTGTTTCTCAGATTAAGAAGAATGCCCTGCAGGGTGCATACCCCAACATTAGCATCAATTATAAGAGCGTGCAGCTCAGTAAGGGGACTTTAATCAATCCGAATGACCTTCGCATGGAGAAAACCTCCGCAGGACTACAGATCAGCTGGGATTCGGCTTATTCTTATGGTACAGGAGCGCAATATGATGATACTTTACAACTGGCGGTTTGTTTTCCGGCGATAGGAAAGAAAAAGATCGAGCTGAATTTTGCGAAAAGGAAAGATGGTACTGCTTTTCTGGATTTATCCGAAGAAGAAGTGCAGCAGCCTATGGAGGTTTATTTGTTTTTAAGAGCTGCAAACCATGACTCCGTTTCTGATACGGTCTATTTGGGCAATCTAAACGGTACTTATGAAGATCCTAAAATTACCGAATTTAAAGAGAAAAAACGTGGTTTGGATTTGCAATTCAATCTGCGATATGAACAGATCAGTACGCAATATGAGGCACAAATGAAGCTGAAACCTGCAGCGCGGCTCTCTGGCAAGGTTTTTCGAAATCTAGAAACGGAGTACTTAGTTTTACTGGATCAGTGGCGATCGCGACAAGCAAAAACAAGGGGATTTTAG
- a CDS encoding HAD-IIIC family phosphatase yields the protein MISFKELKRNLKKDSTTLPTRKVALLGDAATQFLAVAIQGMGYERNYNIDLFEAEYNQIERQILDPTSDFYDFAADYSVVFQSTHKLLEKYSTSAVAEQINLADDRLDFIRMLCNSVSGRIIYYNYPEIEDTVFGSYATKVPSSFTFQVRKLNFELMKIAQEYPNFFICDIAGLQNKFGRDQMFNSHVYVSTEMVLSLDILPYVASRTLDILCAVEGKFKKCLVLDLDNTTWGGIVGDDGWENIQVGHGLGIGKAFTEFQQWVKKLKNRGIIICVCSKNDEDKARAPFELNPEMVLKIDDIAVFVANWDNKADNIRLIQSILNIGFDSMVFLDDNPFERNMVRENVPDITVPELPEDPGEYLEYLYSLNLFETASYSNADAERTQQYQVEHQRASLLKTFTNEADFLKSLDMVSEVKNFDSFNKVRVAQLSQRSNQFNLRTVRYTEAEIEALGQDDQYASFSFDLSDKFGDNGLICVIILKKEDAETLFIDTWFMSCRVLKRGMEDFTLSRLIAYAKENGFKRIVGEYLPTAKNQMVEAHYPKLGFQKLEGTAELQFELDVDQYQSKEFYISHK from the coding sequence ATGATATCTTTTAAAGAACTTAAACGCAATTTAAAAAAAGACAGCACAACACTTCCAACTCGGAAAGTTGCACTTCTGGGCGATGCCGCTACTCAATTCCTGGCGGTGGCCATCCAAGGAATGGGCTATGAAAGAAACTATAATATAGATTTATTCGAAGCAGAATACAACCAGATCGAGCGTCAGATATTAGATCCTACATCGGATTTTTATGACTTTGCTGCCGATTACTCCGTTGTATTTCAATCTACCCATAAACTGCTGGAAAAATATAGTACCTCAGCAGTTGCGGAACAGATAAACCTGGCCGATGATCGACTTGATTTTATCCGAATGCTCTGCAATTCCGTTTCAGGCCGCATTATCTATTATAACTATCCTGAAATCGAAGATACCGTTTTTGGCAGTTATGCCACAAAGGTTCCTTCCTCTTTTACCTTTCAAGTTCGTAAACTGAATTTTGAACTGATGAAAATTGCACAGGAATATCCGAACTTTTTCATCTGTGACATTGCAGGATTACAAAATAAATTCGGACGCGACCAGATGTTCAATAGCCATGTGTATGTGAGTACAGAAATGGTGCTGAGCCTCGACATCCTTCCTTATGTTGCTTCCCGGACACTGGATATTTTATGCGCCGTAGAAGGAAAGTTCAAGAAATGTCTGGTACTCGATCTTGACAATACCACCTGGGGAGGCATCGTTGGTGATGACGGATGGGAAAATATTCAGGTAGGTCATGGATTAGGCATTGGTAAAGCATTTACCGAATTCCAGCAATGGGTTAAAAAACTTAAAAATCGTGGGATCATCATCTGCGTATGTAGTAAAAACGATGAAGATAAGGCAAGAGCTCCTTTTGAACTCAATCCGGAAATGGTGTTAAAAATCGATGATATCGCCGTATTTGTAGCCAACTGGGATAATAAAGCCGATAACATCCGACTGATCCAAAGCATTCTTAATATCGGATTTGACTCCATGGTATTCCTGGACGACAATCCATTTGAACGCAATATGGTGCGGGAAAATGTACCGGACATTACCGTTCCGGAGCTTCCTGAAGATCCAGGCGAATACCTGGAATATCTGTATTCCCTAAACCTTTTTGAAACCGCTTCCTACTCTAATGCAGATGCCGAAAGAACACAGCAATATCAGGTAGAACACCAGCGCGCTTCTCTATTGAAAACATTTACCAATGAAGCAGATTTCCTAAAATCATTGGACATGGTGTCGGAAGTAAAAAACTTCGATTCTTTCAACAAAGTCCGTGTGGCACAATTATCGCAAAGGAGCAACCAGTTTAACCTCCGCACGGTTCGCTATACGGAGGCCGAAATTGAAGCTTTAGGACAAGATGATCAATATGCCAGTTTCTCTTTTGACTTGTCCGACAAGTTTGGAGATAACGGGCTGATTTGTGTCATCATCCTGAAGAAAGAAGACGCGGAAACGCTATTTATTGACACTTGGTTTATGAGCTGCAGAGTGCTGAAACGCGGCATGGAAGATTTCACCTTAAGCAGACTTATTGCTTATGCGAAAGAAAACGGCTTTAAACGCATTGTTGGCGAGTACCTGCCAACCGCAAAAAACCAAATGGTAGAGGCACACTATCCAAAACTTGGCTTCCAGAAATTGGAAGGCACTGCAGAATTGCAGTTTGAGCTGGATGTAGACCAATACCAAAGCAAAGAATTTTATATTAGCCACAAATAA
- a CDS encoding acyl carrier protein, with the protein MERNEILGKVQEIFRDVLDNEEIVLTPETTADDVEDWDSLTHIQLIVGIEKEMKIKFTSKEILSWKNVSEMIDCIASK; encoded by the coding sequence ATGGAACGTAATGAGATTTTAGGAAAAGTGCAGGAAATTTTCCGCGACGTATTGGATAACGAAGAAATTGTATTGACCCCTGAAACCACTGCCGATGATGTAGAAGATTGGGACTCATTGACACACATTCAATTGATTGTAGGTATTGAGAAAGAAATGAAAATCAAATTCACCTCTAAAGAGATCCTTTCCTGGAAAAATGTTTCGGAAATGATAGATTGTATTGCCAGTAAATAA
- a CDS encoding VOC family protein, with the protein MLKDSNFHHIGYVTDSIANTSDFYLQTGYQATEIIEDEIQRVYICFLHKTGFPRIELIQPIDELSSVNKILKKTGVAPYHVCYEVADIHLAYDELVETLGFIPLFRPVEAIALENRLICYLYKKEVGFIELVNKD; encoded by the coding sequence GTGCTCAAAGATTCTAACTTTCATCACATTGGCTATGTTACCGACAGCATAGCCAATACTTCCGACTTCTATTTACAGACCGGCTATCAGGCCACTGAAATCATTGAAGACGAAATTCAACGGGTTTACATCTGTTTTCTCCATAAAACAGGCTTTCCAAGAATAGAGCTGATCCAACCTATTGATGAGCTTTCTTCGGTTAACAAAATTCTAAAGAAAACCGGCGTTGCTCCTTATCATGTCTGCTATGAAGTTGCAGATATCCATCTGGCTTATGACGAGTTGGTAGAAACACTGGGATTTATTCCCTTGTTCCGCCCCGTGGAAGCCATTGCATTAGAAAACAGACTCATCTGCTACCTCTATAAAAAAGAGGTCGGATTTATAGAACTGGTAAATAAAGATTAA
- a CDS encoding MBOAT family O-acyltransferase, whose protein sequence is MVVNSINFLIFFVVVFAVYFFPLKGKAAAQNIWLLLASYFFYGFAEWKMIPLLLGATLVFYGLGKAIGKYRDHNEKLTSILSTIGVSLGIGLLLYFKYLNFFIKSFSDFFNAIGLQTHWSTFNILMPLGISFFTFKLISYLIEIHRGHIEPARNFVDFATYISFFPTILSGPIDRPKSFLAQLSVGRVLDYDLASIGLKRIFWGMFMKMCVADRLAIYVDAIFDNSIHHNGTSLAFASLLYPIQMYADFAGYSEMAIGVGCLLGLKITENFKRPFFSQNIAEYWRKWHISLTGWLTDYVFMPLNIRFRNFEKWGSIFAIIITFVLIGLWHGADWTFAIFGLYHGLLYIPLMLSGAFFKKSKIKKNESGLPNFSSTMKMLGTFLLVALGLILFRSTSLAEAGNIMFKIATDWGALFFDFNTLSNGLLCLFILFCKDFRDEFFPEKHAFKTGFINKYRYELTISAYILLILFFGILDGNQFIYFKF, encoded by the coding sequence ATGGTCGTAAATTCTATCAACTTCTTAATATTTTTCGTGGTCGTTTTTGCCGTTTACTTTTTTCCCTTAAAAGGTAAAGCTGCTGCGCAAAATATTTGGCTGCTCCTGGCCAGTTATTTCTTTTATGGCTTCGCAGAATGGAAAATGATCCCATTGCTGCTCGGCGCAACCCTTGTATTCTATGGATTAGGCAAAGCCATCGGAAAATATAGAGATCACAATGAAAAGTTAACCTCCATCCTCAGTACGATTGGTGTTTCCCTCGGAATTGGCCTATTGCTCTATTTCAAATACCTGAACTTTTTCATCAAGTCCTTCAGCGACTTTTTCAATGCCATCGGCCTCCAAACACATTGGAGTACCTTTAACATCCTGATGCCTTTGGGAATCAGCTTTTTCACCTTTAAACTCATCAGTTATCTCATAGAGATCCACCGCGGTCATATCGAACCCGCCAGGAATTTTGTAGATTTCGCAACTTATATCTCGTTTTTCCCAACCATCCTTTCCGGCCCTATTGACCGCCCGAAATCTTTTCTGGCGCAATTGTCTGTTGGACGGGTATTGGATTACGATCTGGCCTCGATCGGCTTAAAAAGAATCTTTTGGGGAATGTTCATGAAGATGTGCGTCGCAGACCGCCTAGCGATTTATGTAGATGCCATATTCGACAATTCTATTCACCATAACGGAACTTCCCTGGCTTTTGCTTCCCTGCTTTATCCCATCCAGATGTACGCCGACTTTGCCGGTTATTCTGAAATGGCCATCGGTGTAGGCTGCTTGCTGGGATTGAAAATTACGGAAAACTTTAAGCGCCCGTTCTTCTCACAAAATATTGCCGAATACTGGCGTAAATGGCACATCTCCCTTACTGGATGGCTGACTGATTACGTATTCATGCCTTTAAATATCCGCTTTAGAAATTTTGAAAAATGGGGCTCTATTTTCGCCATCATCATTACTTTCGTCCTCATTGGATTATGGCATGGTGCAGACTGGACTTTCGCCATTTTTGGCTTGTACCATGGTTTATTATACATTCCACTCATGCTTTCCGGGGCCTTCTTTAAAAAGAGTAAAATCAAAAAGAATGAAAGCGGGTTACCGAACTTCAGCAGTACAATGAAGATGCTGGGCACCTTTTTGTTGGTGGCCCTCGGACTCATCCTGTTCAGGTCTACCAGTCTGGCTGAAGCCGGAAATATCATGTTTAAAATCGCTACAGATTGGGGCGCTTTATTCTTCGATTTCAATACCCTAAGTAATGGACTGTTATGTCTGTTCATCTTATTCTGCAAAGATTTCAGAGATGAATTCTTCCCGGAGAAACATGCTTTTAAAACTGGATTTATCAACAAATACCGTTACGAGCTCACTATATCCGCTTATATCCTATTGATTCTGTTTTTTGGAATACTGGATGGCAATCAGTTCATCTATTTTAAATTTTAA
- a CDS encoding sialate O-acetylesterase has protein sequence MKQRFSYLLLLAVLAFTGCQTKTSEKKTVLAIPVYGQSLALGEEAIRITDFDTLAATTNHTVLTENLDENFGYLSETPFKQWVKKVVNDRHRAFELSVYGMAEVVSAHLKEKGYGDSLLISTFPGGQGASGIAEISKGSKAYKKFLDEIEGAYQKAQDNGWNFIVPAFCWMQGEDDIVWLKSKNYKKDLKQFQVDFNRDVKAITKQRQDIVCISYQTNCLTLSKDFNENHFNSREMGIPQGQLDLIREDSLFVGSGPTYPYSFVDDRVHIDGLSQKRLGYLTGLSVIRLLESKPNTGLLPTDFKVSGNTVLIKFNVPAPPLVLDTTAVKYAANYGFSVINSENENILQQVTLKDNVLKLQCKKSPSGAKVRYAVNGMKEKSGFKQGPRGNLRDSQGAALTATILKKSYPLHNWAYQFDKLVN, from the coding sequence ATGAAACAGCGCTTCTCCTACCTCCTACTGCTAGCAGTACTGGCCTTTACTGGCTGCCAAACAAAAACTTCGGAAAAAAAGACTGTTCTGGCCATCCCTGTTTACGGACAAAGTTTAGCATTGGGAGAGGAAGCCATCCGAATTACCGATTTTGATACCTTAGCTGCCACAACAAACCATACCGTCCTGACTGAAAATCTGGATGAAAACTTCGGATACCTGTCGGAAACTCCATTTAAACAATGGGTGAAAAAGGTAGTAAATGACCGCCACCGGGCATTTGAGCTCTCTGTATATGGCATGGCTGAGGTGGTATCTGCACACTTGAAAGAAAAAGGTTATGGAGATAGCCTGCTCATTTCTACCTTTCCCGGTGGACAAGGTGCTTCCGGCATTGCCGAAATTAGCAAAGGCAGCAAAGCTTATAAAAAATTCCTGGATGAAATCGAAGGCGCTTATCAAAAGGCCCAAGACAATGGCTGGAACTTTATCGTTCCTGCTTTCTGCTGGATGCAAGGCGAGGACGACATCGTATGGCTAAAATCCAAAAACTATAAAAAAGACCTTAAGCAGTTTCAGGTTGATTTCAACAGAGACGTAAAAGCCATTACAAAGCAACGTCAGGACATAGTTTGCATCAGCTACCAAACCAATTGTTTGACCCTTTCCAAAGATTTCAATGAAAATCATTTCAACAGCAGAGAGATGGGCATTCCGCAAGGACAATTAGATTTAATTCGCGAAGACAGCCTGTTTGTAGGCAGTGGTCCTACCTATCCTTATTCTTTCGTAGACGATCGCGTACACATTGATGGACTTTCTCAAAAAAGGCTGGGTTATTTAACTGGCTTATCCGTGATTCGACTGCTGGAATCTAAACCAAATACCGGCCTGCTGCCTACTGATTTTAAAGTTTCCGGAAATACTGTACTCATTAAATTTAATGTTCCTGCACCTCCATTGGTACTGGATACTACCGCAGTAAAATATGCAGCCAATTATGGCTTTAGCGTCATCAACTCCGAAAATGAAAACATTTTACAGCAGGTAACCTTAAAAGACAATGTGCTGAAACTTCAGTGTAAAAAATCCCCTTCAGGAGCCAAAGTAAGGTACGCTGTAAATGGGATGAAGGAAAAAAGCGGCTTTAAGCAAGGTCCAAGGGGGAATCTCAGGGACTCACAAGGAGCAGCATTAACTGCAACAATTCTTAAAAAATCTTACCCGCTGCACAATTGGGCATACCAATTTGATAAACTGGTCAATTAA
- a CDS encoding TlpA disulfide reductase family protein, giving the protein MKRSIIAAICLLPIAGMSQGKFTVQGKVGNLNAPAKAYIAYRVGQTQATDSAAIVGGKFTFQGPVNGISQAQIRIKHDNAVVDPQSRVTPDVIAFYIEPKEIQIVAPKDSIKYATIKGSAVNDENTKYKALTKSVSEKSAALMAEYRSKNEAERKDEAYMKTVYARDEAIQKELEGINNVFIAANPNSYVALVAFGSSLNDADPAVIEPQFNKFSAAVKGTDLGKSIAGMIASAKNTQVGQMALDFTQNDVNDKPVKLSDFKGKYVLLDFWASWCGPCRQENPNVVTAYNNFKDKNFTVLGVSLDRPGQKDAWLKAIEKDGLTWTHVSDLNFWNNAAAQLYGIKSIPANYLIDPTGKIIAKNIRGEELQTKLAEILGAAKSK; this is encoded by the coding sequence ATGAAAAGATCAATCATCGCTGCAATTTGCTTATTGCCAATTGCAGGTATGTCGCAAGGCAAATTTACCGTTCAAGGTAAAGTAGGAAACTTAAATGCACCTGCAAAGGCTTATATTGCTTATAGAGTAGGTCAGACTCAGGCGACTGATTCCGCTGCGATTGTAGGTGGTAAATTTACTTTTCAGGGTCCTGTAAATGGAATTTCTCAGGCACAAATCAGAATTAAACACGACAATGCGGTAGTAGATCCACAGTCACGTGTGACTCCAGATGTGATTGCTTTTTACATAGAACCGAAAGAAATCCAAATCGTTGCCCCTAAAGATTCGATCAAATATGCAACTATTAAAGGTTCTGCAGTAAATGATGAAAATACAAAATATAAAGCTTTAACTAAATCTGTTTCGGAAAAAAGTGCCGCATTAATGGCTGAATACCGCAGTAAAAATGAAGCTGAGCGTAAAGATGAGGCTTATATGAAAACGGTATATGCCCGTGATGAAGCCATTCAAAAAGAATTAGAAGGCATCAATAATGTATTTATTGCCGCTAATCCAAATTCTTATGTTGCTTTAGTTGCTTTTGGCAGCAGTTTAAATGATGCTGATCCAGCAGTGATTGAGCCTCAGTTTAACAAATTCTCAGCTGCAGTTAAAGGGACTGATCTAGGTAAAAGTATTGCCGGTATGATCGCCTCAGCGAAAAACACACAGGTAGGACAAATGGCTTTAGATTTCACGCAGAATGATGTGAACGACAAACCAGTAAAATTATCTGATTTCAAAGGTAAATACGTCCTGCTTGATTTCTGGGCTTCATGGTGTGGACCTTGTCGTCAGGAAAATCCTAACGTAGTGACTGCTTACAACAACTTTAAAGACAAAAACTTTACAGTTCTTGGTGTTTCTCTAGACCGTCCAGGTCAAAAAGACGCTTGGTTGAAAGCAATTGAAAAAGACGGTTTAACCTGGACTCATGTTTCAGACTTAAACTTCTGGAACAATGCTGCAGCACAATTGTACGGCATCAAATCTATTCCAGCGAATTACCTGATCGATCCAACAGGAAAAATCATCGCTAAAAATATCAGAGGTGAAGAATTGCAAACGAAACTTGCTGAAATCTTAGGAGCAGCAAAATCAAAATAG
- a CDS encoding formimidoylglutamase produces the protein MSLSDFFSPVNPDKFAPKQGFYASQLGLRAGFYTDKFPELGENQYDIAIFGVQDDRAAVNNEGCGLGPDYFRAQFYALHEGAFNSRIIDLGNIKPGASISDTYVAVKMAVGELIKLNIIPVIIGGGQDLTYAQYLAYESLEQKVDLVVVDSKFDLDEEDQEGLAAKSDTYLNKILLHQPNYLFNFSNVGYQTYFVNQESLEVMSKLYFDAHRLGEFSNDITLTEPIIRNANMISFDIGAIRSSDAVANANAGPNGFYGEQACRITRYAGMSDKLTSIGFYEFNPAFDQNGQTALLLAQMVWYFIEGFYNRKKDFPLTPKSQYLIYRASLNDGSGDMLFVKSKKSDRWWMQVPYPSGITKNERYHLVPCRYDDYTMAVNGEMPDLWWRTYQKLL, from the coding sequence ATGTCATTATCAGATTTTTTCTCCCCAGTCAACCCCGATAAATTTGCACCGAAACAAGGATTCTATGCCAGTCAGTTAGGTTTACGGGCCGGATTTTACACCGATAAATTTCCGGAACTTGGGGAAAATCAATACGATATTGCAATTTTTGGCGTACAAGATGATCGCGCAGCAGTAAATAATGAAGGCTGTGGGCTTGGTCCCGACTATTTCAGGGCGCAATTTTACGCCTTACATGAGGGGGCTTTCAACAGCAGGATCATCGACCTTGGGAACATCAAACCTGGCGCTTCCATTTCTGATACTTATGTAGCGGTAAAGATGGCAGTAGGGGAACTGATCAAATTGAACATCATCCCGGTAATTATTGGCGGCGGTCAAGACCTGACTTATGCGCAATACCTGGCTTATGAAAGTCTGGAGCAAAAGGTAGACCTGGTGGTGGTAGACAGTAAATTTGACCTCGACGAAGAAGATCAGGAAGGACTGGCTGCAAAATCAGATACCTACCTTAATAAAATATTATTACATCAGCCCAATTACCTGTTCAACTTCAGCAATGTGGGCTACCAGACTTATTTCGTGAATCAGGAAAGCCTGGAGGTCATGAGTAAGTTATATTTTGATGCCCACCGACTGGGGGAATTCAGTAATGACATCACTTTAACAGAGCCGATTATCCGAAATGCGAATATGATCAGCTTTGATATTGGGGCGATCAGATCTTCCGATGCCGTGGCCAATGCCAATGCGGGGCCAAATGGTTTTTATGGCGAACAAGCCTGCCGCATTACCCGTTATGCAGGGATGAGTGACAAGCTGACTTCCATCGGTTTCTATGAGTTTAACCCGGCATTCGACCAGAACGGACAAACGGCTTTATTGCTTGCACAAATGGTCTGGTACTTCATAGAGGGCTTTTATAACCGCAAAAAGGATTTCCCACTCACCCCAAAATCGCAATACCTGATCTATCGCGCCAGCTTAAATGACGGCTCCGGGGACATGCTGTTTGTGAAGAGTAAAAAGTCAGACAGGTGGTGGATGCAAGTCCCTTATCCATCTGGAATTACCAAGAACGAACGCTACCATTTGGTGCCTTGCCGATACGACGATTATACAATGGCCGTAAATGGAGAAATGCCCGATTTATGGTGGAGAACCTATCAAAAGCTATTGTAA
- a CDS encoding NAD-dependent epimerase/dehydratase family protein, whose translation MRSYFNEHPKNNEMILVTGATGFLGAELIHQLTGQGIKLRALKREHSVIPAILKDNTLISWVVADLNDFSTLEDAFEGISQVYHCAAMISFDPKDKAKLLKVNIEGTSNVVNLCVENQARLLHVSSVAALGNAKKDALITEKDFWEYDSKAHSYAISKYEGEMEVWRGIAEGLDAVIVNPSVIIGARAGFEGSGAIFKLVRDGLSFYTKGATGIVDVEDVAKCMIALMNSSISEERFTISAENYNYQRFFGEIAKGFGVKAPSKEAKPWMLGIAWRAAKLASLFTGKPAALTSDAARSSLNESLYSNKKIIDTIGITFKPLDQSVAETCQALKQVSLH comes from the coding sequence TTGAGATCATATTTTAATGAACATCCTAAAAATAATGAAATGATATTGGTTACCGGTGCTACTGGATTTTTAGGGGCAGAATTAATACATCAACTTACGGGACAAGGAATTAAGCTTCGTGCATTAAAGCGCGAGCATTCTGTGATTCCAGCGATCCTGAAAGACAATACCCTGATCAGCTGGGTGGTTGCAGACCTGAATGATTTTTCTACGCTGGAAGATGCTTTTGAAGGCATTTCGCAGGTGTATCACTGTGCAGCCATGATTTCTTTTGATCCAAAAGACAAAGCGAAATTACTGAAAGTAAACATTGAGGGCACCAGTAATGTGGTGAACCTTTGCGTAGAAAACCAGGCGAGGCTTTTGCATGTCAGCTCTGTGGCAGCATTAGGAAACGCGAAAAAAGATGCGCTCATTACCGAAAAAGATTTCTGGGAATACGATTCCAAAGCACATAGCTATGCCATTTCCAAATATGAAGGAGAAATGGAAGTATGGCGCGGCATTGCCGAAGGACTAGATGCGGTGATCGTGAATCCATCTGTCATCATTGGTGCTCGGGCCGGATTTGAAGGCAGCGGTGCGATTTTTAAACTCGTAAGAGATGGCCTCTCTTTTTATACAAAAGGGGCTACAGGTATTGTAGATGTGGAAGATGTAGCGAAATGTATGATCGCTTTAATGAATAGCAGCATCAGCGAAGAGCGTTTTACGATCTCCGCAGAAAATTATAATTACCAGCGCTTCTTTGGCGAGATTGCTAAAGGTTTTGGTGTCAAAGCGCCATCAAAAGAAGCGAAACCATGGATGCTGGGTATCGCCTGGAGGGCTGCAAAACTGGCTTCCCTATTTACGGGAAAACCTGCTGCCTTAACCAGTGATGCCGCAAGAAGCAGTTTGAATGAAAGTTTATACAGCAATAAAAAGATAATTGATACGATTGGAATAACCTTTAAGCCCTTGGATCAGAGTGTGGCGGAAACTTGCCAGGCCTTGAAACAGGTTTCACTTCATTAA
- a CDS encoding HAD-IB family phosphatase, which yields MNQKNIYIIDFDSTFTQVEALDELARISLKKHPDKEAIFKKIEDYTNLAMEGKLSFGESLAQRVKLLEATEDHLKQLITRLKKKVSASFSRNADFFKKHADEVLIVSGGFKEFITPVVSQYHIKKENIYANTFVTTGDGKIIDYDHSNPLSEEGGKVKLMQQLNLEGNLYGIGDGYSDFQLRESGLIKKFYAFTENISRESIVKKADHVTPSFDEFLYVNNLPRAISYPKNRILCLVIGDVNPESIALLKKDGFSIRHKTSFEDKYVADVHMLLLADGEKLTLDQLTKAVKLKTIGYLGQSKNKIDLAACTKQGVVVFDDLKSNPRNLTFIPKRMIDFMNTGTTHLSNNFPNLQLPRIEKSHRLIHIHKNVPGIMAKINTVFAKHDINIVGQFLMTNPEIGYAITDINSEYDKQLFKSLKKIEHTIKFRVLY from the coding sequence ATGAACCAGAAGAACATTTACATCATTGATTTCGACAGCACCTTTACACAGGTAGAGGCATTGGATGAGCTGGCCCGTATCTCCCTAAAAAAGCATCCTGATAAGGAAGCCATCTTCAAAAAGATTGAGGATTATACCAACCTGGCCATGGAGGGAAAACTTTCCTTCGGCGAGAGCTTAGCACAAAGGGTAAAACTTTTGGAGGCTACAGAAGATCATTTGAAACAGTTGATTACCCGCTTAAAGAAAAAGGTATCTGCCTCTTTCTCCCGCAATGCAGATTTCTTTAAGAAACATGCAGATGAAGTATTGATCGTTTCTGGTGGTTTTAAGGAGTTTATCACCCCTGTGGTGAGCCAATATCACATCAAAAAAGAAAACATTTATGCCAACACCTTTGTCACCACGGGAGACGGCAAAATTATAGATTATGACCATTCTAATCCTTTAAGTGAGGAAGGTGGCAAAGTGAAATTAATGCAGCAGCTAAACCTGGAAGGCAATCTTTATGGTATCGGCGATGGCTATTCTGATTTCCAGCTGAGGGAAAGCGGACTGATCAAGAAGTTTTACGCTTTTACAGAGAACATTTCCAGAGAAAGCATTGTTAAAAAAGCAGACCATGTAACGCCAAGTTTCGACGAGTTTTTATATGTGAACAACCTGCCAAGGGCAATTTCTTACCCTAAAAACAGGATCTTATGTCTAGTGATCGGGGATGTGAATCCTGAAAGTATCGCCTTGCTGAAAAAAGATGGGTTTTCTATCCGTCATAAAACTTCATTTGAAGACAAGTATGTGGCAGATGTACACATGCTGCTATTGGCTGATGGCGAGAAACTGACATTGGATCAATTGACCAAAGCAGTAAAATTAAAGACCATTGGTTACCTTGGGCAATCTAAAAACAAGATCGACCTGGCTGCTTGTACCAAACAGGGAGTAGTGGTATTTGACGATTTAAAATCCAACCCAAGAAACCTGACTTTCATTCCTAAGCGAATGATTGACTTTATGAATACAGGAACCACTCATTTGAGTAATAACTTCCCGAACCTGCAATTGCCAAGAATTGAAAAATCACACCGTCTGATCCATATTCACAAAAACGTTCCGGGAATTATGGCGAAAATCAATACCGTATTTGCAAAACACGACATTAACATTGTCGGACAGTTTCTGATGACTAATCCGGAGATCGGTTATGCGATTACCGACATCAACTCGGAGTACGACAAACAACTTTTTAAATCTCTGAAGAAAATTGAACATACCATTAAATTCAGGGTATTGTACTAG